Within Desulfolithobacter dissulfuricans, the genomic segment CGCAGGGCTTCTTCTGTGGAGCTTAGGAAGCGCTGCAACTTTACCGCAACTCTCCAGAAACCTGGAGATGTAATGCGGGCCTCATAAGCGTCACATGAGTCATTGCCCAGAATTTTTTTGTATTCATTCTCTCCGAAACCAAAATTCAGTTCAGTCGGTTTGTCATGTTTGTAGAGATCCTGTAGGGCAAGAAAGTTTAATACAGAGCCGACCCCTGACTTTGAAAATGCAGGATCGTATCCGCATTCAGCATGATGGAAAACCCCATTGTATTGAAAACCAATCAGAAATGCCACGGGCTTCCTGTCAATTTGGATGAGATAGCTGCGCAACCATCCTCTTTCGGCTATATGCTGGTAAAATGCGATATCCCGGTCACTGTTTCTTGTTTTGGTGCCGAAAGTTTTAGCCTGCCATGTTTTTGGAAACAACGTATTGATGGCATTGAGGAAGTCTGGAACATGTGAAGGTTTCGTGGTTTTTAGGAACTCCACCCGGTCCGGAAATTTTTTATACAGACTGCGGACTCTACGACGAATTTTACCCCGGGTTTTGCCCTTGAGAGAGGCAAGCCAGGTTTCATAGGAATCTCCCAGGATGTGTTTCCGTATTTTTTCTGTTTTAGGTGAGGTAAATGTGAGTTTAAAATTCATGATCTGAAACTTGTTGTTTTTGCATTGTTCGTACAGGCGAGAGCTGCGGGTCAGATTTTCCAGGAGAATCAGATCAAAAGCGGAGTGCTGTTTTTTCAGAACATGGAAAATTGTTTCTATGCAATGGTAGGTATCAGCATGTCGTGAAAAAATAAAATCGCTATCCAGGACTTTCAGCAGCCGGACCTTGGGGCCGGGAAAATGAAACACACTGAAGGTGAAAGTAAGTCGGGTTTCAAGAATCAGGCACGGGGCCACGCATTCTATTGTGTTTTCATGAAGCAGTAAAATAATGAGCGGTTTGGCGTTCCCGGTTTTTTCCAGGTGATATTGTATGATTTCCGGATCCTGCCAGAAGCTGAAGTGTTCCGCGTGTTCACTCAGGAACTGTTTCCATGCAGGGGTGATCTTCTGAAGGTCATGAATGCTGGAAATAAGCTGTATCGTGTCAGGATGATTTTTTCCTGCAGGCTGTTTCATGGGCATATGGCATGTACCCCGTGTTGAAGATCTATGCTACGGTTTTTCAGAGCAGGAAGTATCATCTCCATAATAAATGGTACTTTTTCGTTGTTGTCGTGCAGAAGAACAATGTCCCGTGGTTGAAGAGTGTTTATGAGGCGGTTACCTATCGTGGAGGCAGTATCCTGTTTGTTGACTCCCCATTCACCTCCCTCATTGGACCATAGAACCGTTTTTAATCCTTGTGTTCTGGCAAGCAGAAGGGTGATGGGTGAAATAAAGCCTGCTGGTGGACGATAAAGAATCGGTTTATTGCCGGTTTTTTCTTCAATAATTTGCTGGCATCGGATAATGTCTCTTAAATATACTTTAAAAGAGGGTATCTTTTTATAATGGTGTGAGTAGGTATGGTTGCCGATGGTATGTCCCCGTTGAACAATCATTTCAAAGATATTGGGGAACATCGCAACTTTTTCCCCAATCACAAAAAAAACCGCATGAACATTATACTCTTCTAGCTGCTCCAGTATCCGAGGAGTAATTTTTTCGTCCGGGCCATCATCAAAGGTGAGAATAACAGCGTTGCCCGCAGAGGATGGAAGCCTGTGTACAAGAAAACTGTCTGGAATGAGAGATTTTATAGTATTTTTTATATATCCCGGCGAAAACATTAGATACTGGGCTGCTCTCTGTTTGGGTGGTTATCTGTCAAAAAAACAGACTTGATATTCTGCTTAGTTTTTCCATATCGCAGGCAAATAATAAAAATCCTAACGCCACATACTGAAAGGTAATGATGTTGCTTATCCCGTATGCAACTGGAGAGTTATGAACAAATTTTTTAATATTTCTGCTGGTATGTTTCTTGATGAAGTGGGTATACCCGTTCAGTATGGCCAGTCCGATGCCATGATAGAGACCCCAGAGGATAAAGTTCAGTCCGTCGCCGTGCCAGAGACCACAGACAAGGAAGGTGATCACAATGCAGATATTTGAAATTGTGACGGGCTTTTTCCGAAGTTTCTGGATGTTTCGAAATTTTCTTGCCAGTGGCCAGTAAATGTAATCGGTGAGCCAGGTGGTCAGTGACATGTGCCAGTTTGCCCAGAATTGTTGAAGATTTCGTTTGAAAAAAGGATAATTAAAGTTCTCCGGTAGATCAATCCCGACCATTCTTCCACATCCGATAGCCATGTCCGTGTAGCCGGAAAAATTAAAGTATATATACAGCATGTAGGCGTAGACGCCGATAACAATGTCTGTCTGTCTGGCTGTGCTTATATCCAGGGCTGCAATCGAGAACGGGTACAAAGAATCGCCGAGGACAATTTTTTTGAAAAGACCTGTTATGATTCGCTGGATACCCTTAAGCAGATTACGGCGCAAGTCTGAACCGGTGGCAATACTTTCTGCAAAGGCTGTATATCGGTTAATGGGTCCACTGAAAAAACTTGGAAAAAAAAGTGTGTAGTTGATGAATGTCAGCAGATTGAGATCGTGAATTTTTCCATTTCTGCTTTCGACGAGAAAATGTATGAATTTGAAGGAGAAATATGAAACTCCTATAAAAAATATGTGCTGTCCGGATGCAGAAAGAGGCAAGCCTCCTTGAAGAAGGTTGTTAAAGAATGATTGAATGATTGAATATTTGAAATAACAGAGAAAAAGTATGATCATCACAATTACAACTGTGATAATCCTGTTTTTCTTGATGCCTTTGTTTTCTGCAAGGTATCTTCCTGTGAAGTAGACAATGGCTGTCAGTGCGAGTAGGAGGGGAATAAGAACTGAGGAATTACTGACTGCAAGGCTGATAACCAGTAGGCTTACAGATATCATGAAACAGTTTCTGGTTAGGAGGCTTGCTTGAGTCCTCTGAAAAACTGTATAACAGGCAATGAAAATGACGGTAATGAGCCAGAATATTGTACCGGCATATGGTGTAATAGTCATTGCGCGTCCTTGGATATCCCTTCCTGTCTATTCTTGCTGGAATGGGTATGGGGCTCGAGTCTTGGTATGTGGTCGAGCCGGGGAAATCAGTTTTCAGGCCACCGGTAGTCTGATTAGCGCGATCGGCGCCTAACTTTGATGCCGATCTACTCTTATAGGTTTTGCAAACTTGGCTTTATGAATTTTATACGTTAGTACGAATGTACGATGTGTTTAACGGTGTCGTTGCCGCTGTTGCACTGGGTTTGTCCTTAAAAATGCACAGAAATAGAACCCTAATTTAACCGAGTTTCAGGCTAGCTTTCAACATGTATCTGTTATGAAGTAAATGATAACTATTTTATAGTACGGTATCAACGCGGGGGTTACAAATAACTGAAGGGAATATTCTGAGAGAAAATTACGCACACCCTTGCGGAGTTGGGCAGAATAGCCGCATCCTCCTCAGAAAACTGAGCGATCATCGTTTTTTTGTCTCTGCTAAACAATTTGGGCCGGATCCATTCCTGGAGTCCGGCCCATGCTTTCCACGTTTCAGGTAGCCTGAAAAAATATTTCTCTATAGAGTCGATATAAGGCTACCTTGAAAAATTGTATTTCGGAGTCTCGCAGGCTCGCTTAC encodes:
- a CDS encoding GNAT family N-acetyltransferase; protein product: MKQPAGKNHPDTIQLISSIHDLQKITPAWKQFLSEHAEHFSFWQDPEIIQYHLEKTGNAKPLIILLLHENTIECVAPCLILETRLTFTFSVFHFPGPKVRLLKVLDSDFIFSRHADTYHCIETIFHVLKKQHSAFDLILLENLTRSSRLYEQCKNNKFQIMNFKLTFTSPKTEKIRKHILGDSYETWLASLKGKTRGKIRRRVRSLYKKFPDRVEFLKTTKPSHVPDFLNAINTLFPKTWQAKTFGTKTRNSDRDIAFYQHIAERGWLRSYLIQIDRKPVAFLIGFQYNGVFHHAECGYDPAFSKSGVGSVLNFLALQDLYKHDKPTELNFGFGENEYKKILGNDSCDAYEARITSPGFWRVAVKLQRFLSSTEEALRSLVKKMNMETRLRKILKRKQ
- a CDS encoding polysaccharide deacetylase family protein — translated: MFSPGYIKNTIKSLIPDSFLVHRLPSSAGNAVILTFDDGPDEKITPRILEQLEEYNVHAVFFVIGEKVAMFPNIFEMIVQRGHTIGNHTYSHHYKKIPSFKVYLRDIIRCQQIIEEKTGNKPILYRPPAGFISPITLLLARTQGLKTVLWSNEGGEWGVNKQDTASTIGNRLINTLQPRDIVLLHDNNEKVPFIMEMILPALKNRSIDLQHGVHAICP
- a CDS encoding MBOAT family O-acyltransferase, which gives rise to MTITPYAGTIFWLITVIFIACYTVFQRTQASLLTRNCFMISVSLLVISLAVSNSSVLIPLLLALTAIVYFTGRYLAENKGIKKNRIITVVIVMIILFLCYFKYSIIQSFFNNLLQGGLPLSASGQHIFFIGVSYFSFKFIHFLVESRNGKIHDLNLLTFINYTLFFPSFFSGPINRYTAFAESIATGSDLRRNLLKGIQRIITGLFKKIVLGDSLYPFSIAALDISTARQTDIVIGVYAYMLYIYFNFSGYTDMAIGCGRMVGIDLPENFNYPFFKRNLQQFWANWHMSLTTWLTDYIYWPLARKFRNIQKLRKKPVTISNICIVITFLVCGLWHGDGLNFILWGLYHGIGLAILNGYTHFIKKHTSRNIKKFVHNSPVAYGISNIITFQYVALGFLLFACDMEKLSRISSLFF